Below is a genomic region from Phragmites australis chromosome 20, lpPhrAust1.1, whole genome shotgun sequence.
CAATTTAGCATTACTTCATCGAACAAGTTAATCACATAATGAAAAAAGAGGACTACAAATATTAGGGCCATCAGAGTGCAAGAGTAACATGAGTAATATGTTGAAATTGACAGTAAAGCATGCCTAATGTTTCATGTTGAAATTTTCCCAATGTAGAATTTACATCATAGAACTTCTGAGTTGTGACGACCACACTGGATTCTCCTATCATGCCTTGTGATCACACTTCCCTTCTACCGCTTAGACTGCATACAGCATATCTAATTCCAAAGTATCCTTTGTGGCATGACATTCTCTCATCAATGCAATTAAACAATCATAGTCATTAAGTTCCCCTTTAGTTGCATGCTAATTTCTACTATGGTCCATACGAAATTTCCAAACTTTACTATTCCAGCATGGCAGCACCAAAGAAAATACTGGGAACAGATGATAAGAAATGAATGTGGAACGTGCAAGATCCATCAAAATAGCATTAACAGTGGTTCACAAAATACGGCTAACTGTAACTTGAAGACACATTCCATAATATGGATGGGATGGAATTTATTGTTACTGGAATTTCAGGCTAGCCATAACAACTGGAGTAAGATGAGTGTATTACCTCTGAAACCCGTAACAGTTGCACCAGCAGCAAAACCAGCAACAGCACCATTAATGAAGTCTTTCTTCATCCTGTACTTTTCCAGAGCCTGCTCGACGCCTACATATGTAGCTCCAAGAACTGCAAAGCTTGCTGCATAATTCCCACACACCTTGCCAGTTCTGATCAGCTGAGGATACTTGACATTACTGCCAACCTGAGGTCCGTCGTGCAGCATAGAAACTAGCGCACCCCACACACTGCCAGCAGCTAAACCAAAGCCTGCAGCCTTGCTCGTCTTCATGACAGTTTCTTCATTCACCAGATCTCTCAAATTGGAATGCTCCATGTTCCCTGTCAACCAGAAACTGACAATAGCACAATGAGTATTACTAAGTACAAACAACCAAGAAATGCAGTAATATGATCTTATGTTCACAAAATAATGACAGCAAATGGAACCAATATGATCTTACGTTATGTGATCGACAGTTTTTGCAGAAATATGATTACGAGAGACATCCAGCTAATTCAGTGTTATGCCCTTGGTAGTGCATATCATGATATGTCAGACTACCTATTTTATATTTGACTACAAAATATAGCCATTGAATTTACAAAAGGTTATCAAAGACTACAGGAAAAAGATATTGAGAGCAAGGTATTAGTCCTCTAGTCTGTGTGAGTGACTGCTGTATATATTCCACCCAAACACGTAAACATTCTAGCACCTAAACTTGCACAGGGAGATCGACAACACACATTCTATCTATATTCTATACACACAACACATTATTGAGCAACTGCCACCTCCAGACTTCCAGAGTTCCAGTACACAGAAAATGACATATCAGTAATTATGATTTACATATAACGCTTAAAACtctatgatcacaaattgtGCATGTTCCTTTGCAACCCTGGTTTGGATGAAAAAGTGTATAGTGTAAGGTCTTCCATCCTCAACAATGGGAAACTGCTAAAATGACCGTTTGTAACCCTTTCATCTAAGAAATGACCTTAATAAATGCACCAAATTCTCACCAATATCACTCAGATTTACAGAAAACTATTAAAAGTGATTGAAATTATGGTTAGCATTTCTTCATTGACATTGTCAATGCAAACTAAAATTAGCTCCCGTACACAAAAGATAGTAGCATTGCGCCTGATAATGTTAAAAGTCAGGTTGTTTACAGCAAATTGACTCGCTGCTACTTAGATAAGTTATAACAGAACTGGTGCAACCAAGGCAACACAGACAAACTGGTGCAGAGGTAGCCATTTCATTAGCACAACAGCGTGACTGGATTATCCTAACGGTATAAAGGCTTAGGATGATGTTCAGTAACTGATCCCCAATGTAACCTTCGGGTGATCACCACCATACACAAACTACAACTAAACACAATCGGACGAATCAGAACGAGGTGTTGCAGGCCGTTCGCAACAAAACCCCTGTTCCAAATGCTCTATACATTTTATGTTTATCCAAGAAACAAATACAAGCAGCCAATGCACAATAGATGCATTCCACACGAATTCCAACAATCTTTTCCATCCATAATGCAAACAAAAATAGAACTATCATCTGATCATCGATGAGCAGGGACGGACTTCACGGGTCGGACTAGATGCACTCCACACGAATTCCAACTATCTTTTCCACACGAATTCCCACAAATTTTTTGGGGAAAATAAACCGCACCAGCGCCATCCTAGTTGAACCACAGATGGATGACATGGATCGGATTGGATTACTCGGTAGGGTCGCACAACGCAGCACACGAATACACGACTAACTGAATCTGAacggagagaaagaagaaggcaTTGGGTTTGATCGAGAACAAAACCGAACCCTGGACCCTTCGAACAACGGAATCGATCCAATCCAAGCAAACAAAGGTTACTTACCAACACAAGAAGCTTGACCgagaggcggcggccggcgggtgGGTGGAGGATgaggcagagagagggagaccgGCGGCGTTgtgcgcggcggcgaggcgtTGGGTGTCCTCTGGCTCTGTCCTCTCCTCCTCAAGGGGCAGCGAGGCAGCCTTGCGCCGCAAGAAGATTAGCCTCCCTATTTTTAGGCGTGCAACCAGTTGTAATATTAGGCTTCGGCaggtcaaaaaagaaaaaaaaaaaccaggcCTCGGTTTTTTTTTGCCTCCCAAGAAATTGCATAATTTTAGTTTCTTTAGATAAACTCTCGGAATTTTACATTACTAATTTCATTATAAAGTACTCCCATTTAAAGGCTTCTTAGATAatttcacaacatttctccaAATACTCGGGAGTTGAGCGAGCGAATGTTTCAAAATATTCGTTCCTTAGATAATTCCACAACACTCTCCAAAATCTGCGTGGATTCATGTAGGCCGGGGAACTCCATCCGCAAGGGCCTTCAGACTCCAGTGCCAAGCTTTGCACATACGTGCCTGTACACATGCATGCACTGCACGTCATCTGGTCTCAGCCGTGGAGCTCTGCGTCCGACAAGACCCGGGTCAACAACTAAGCACATAAATCATTCAAACTAGATCACATACTAATATgtaacaaaaataaaacaaaaggtGTACAATTTAAACCGTTAACGTATCAATTGAACCACAAATCCACACTTCACAAATTGCACATCCCAATTTCTATTCCTCACATTCCTCTGCTTTGCTCATTGCCAACTGGGCTCCATCTGTCCATCATGATAGACTCCCTAAAGAACCATGTCATTCCTTTACTTCCGTAGTCACTTAAATACAATGATCACCATGCTGTCAAAGGCCTTTCTTTATTGTGCACTAACTGTCATTTTACTGGTAATCTAGCAACTATGTGCCTGTTTGGAAGAGGAGGTTTACTCTAGGAATTTTGAGGATTTAGTTCAATTTTACACTAAATCCTGCGGATTTGGATCCCAAAACCTCTTTTCCAAACAGGCCCTGAATGTCATAACAGAGCTCCGAGCGTAACAACAGGTGATCTATCATCTCGTCTTGGATTCCTAAAGATGGGCACACGCCTGATCCAAAGCGAAGTCGATGATCTATCTAAATAACCTGATACCCTAATCACATGAGCAAAACCTCCCAAATCCCCACACGGCCATACGCCCATACCATGACTAGCAAATCGagtgcttgaaaaaaaaatgactaGCAAATCATATCAAGCAGAGACGCGACGCAGCCACAAACTAACAAGCCGCATTGCGCATCAGATCAAGTTAACTGCCCGGGACGCGCCATCTAAACCCGAGAATCCGTCAGAGGAAGTGCATTGACAATGCTGAAACAACAAGAATGGACGaaacaggaggaggagcaggaacTCACAAGCGCCATGTCGATGGGACCAGCGTCGGCTTCGCACGATCCGAGCCTTAGATCTGCATGACgaaaaaaataattagtgaGATCGAGAGCTACCAGCACGAATGGATCAGAGAAGCGATTCCGCGGGATAGATTGTGGGATCGTACAATGGCGCGAGGAGAGAGGAGATCGCGGAAGCAGCAACAGAGCAGCCCGGCGGAGGAAGAGGGGTTcaaggagggagagagcagagTATTTATGGCGGCACAGGGGCGGGGAAGCGAGAGATGGAGGCAGTCAGGCCGAGACACTGATCGATTTGAGATCGAGACGGAGAGCCGGAGTGAAGTTGGGCCTAGCCGCTGGCTCCTTTGGCCTGGGCTGTGGGCTAAGACGCTGAGTGAAGTCTGGGCCAATTCATGGAATAGCAGCTGGGCCTAGGAAAATTGGAGGGATTATACTTGGGTTTTTGGGCCACGACCTCAGTTGACCAGGCCCAAAGTCCGCCCCTGTCTGGCCTCCCAGTTGCACGTACTACTCCGGTGGCCATCATGCCGACGTCGGGGATCCATGCAACAACGTAGCTTCGAATTCATCCTCACGGCTCACGGTCGGCCTTGGCAACATtagctcctccgcagcctgcatTCTGCACTCCATGGCTTCGACGCCGGTGACTTCCTGGTGGTGTGTTGGTGGTCTTGGCGATGTCAGCTACTCCACTGGATGATGTCATCTTGTACTTAGATCAAGGCAACCTTGCCCAGCCTTCATTAGAGGCCATGCGGGACGGGGGATCAAACGCCCCCGGCTCCCTCCACCTTGGAGTATGCCATCTTATACTTGACAATGAGCCATCGTCGGATGCTCCAAGCAACTACAAGTCGGACGCATAAGAGATCCTCGTGCCTCAACACACTACTATAGAGGATTTGTACATGCCTCCCTATTGTtagaatatgaaaaataaagatACTTGCATAGTCATCGAATAGTATCGTAAAGAGGAACATAGAGATATGTTCAGACATTCAAActggataataaccctacatcatatATTGTCTTGATTATTCATAGGATCACAAAGTATAAAGGGGTTGTGTGTGGATCTAATTCTAAAAATTAGGTGGATTTCTGTGTTTCTACTACTAAAGATTTAATCAGATGGGAATTGATTTTGCTGTAAATCTTCAATGAGTGTTGGTCTTCTATCCAACTAGACTTGTTTAGAGTTTCGCGacttcaaaaatctaaaaacacGAGTTGCTTGTTGTGAGGCTTCTAATCGATATGAGATTGGATTGGCTCATGATTGACCCTGTTTTGGATGCGCTccttgtcgaatatctaactacggagtatatacatataaagagtatatcatacacagacatGGTATACACAGACATGGTATATACGACGCATATTcagcagctccagatatcacgtAACCGAATCAgcagtacctgatacacccggaatcaaggaagtacatacaagaaggtttagattggttacccaactcgatacgacctgtattcaaaacagatctatctacctAGATGTCAAAGAAGATAACTCCCTATTGACTACAgttggataggagtcggtacttCACCCCTATATATGACGAAAAGACTGGGGGAGGACACAAACAACACGAAACATGcgagagaacaagagagagaggcaagaatcaacagaggagttactcgacaactttagcactaggatagattagatccaatcaacttattataatagtcttagccaccttgcttgtactcgagatcatcaatacaaggcagCAACATCCCTATAGGATGTAGGATATTACTCAAATAggaggctcgaacctgtatacatcgtttgTCTTGCTTTTTGATTAATCCCTatactcgaaggtacccagtcaatttataaacatattgttgggaactaatcttcgacacttggcgcgccaggtaggagccttcttctattttgtaggattaatcatgtcttaGACTCACTCTTGCACCGGATTTTCCGATACCAGCTTCTACGACTACTTCGAGTCAACGGCGGATAGCTTTGAGTCCTCTCTCGTCGACTCAAAGATCATCTTCGGAACTATAGTTTTCCGTTGGGACGaccaaggtggactgatccgtACTAGTACCCTCAAATTGAGACCAGTGGATgcgtaccgtgaggtgggacatctcgagtgggataccgcggagcctaatgttctccactgcatggacaccgatagtgacgagggtggcgacggtgactCTAACGATAGCCagagtgtcacacccggttttaacggccaaaatcagatgcggcttatgtgtgcccaggatgttcaacacacataaggacgtcacaggtgaagtaataaaagcaatacttctattaaataaatgCTAAACTcctacagcaattgacatatataatcttctatgaagatatctgcagtggaacagaagcactggtgcccaacaacaccgcaggcaaccgaccgggagacacgcgcctagaatgtcacaacctcgtcttgatagtcttcaacatcttcactcactgagcagcagtacacatatcgcatggtataggaaaaatagcaagtgtgagcacatgacgcgctcagcaagtgtggaaaagataatgatatgcaggcttatatcaagaataggctaacacatggtatatttgcgtaaatgcgagtaatgaaaacatatttgaactcaaaagcattaagcaattattaagtgaatgtaatccATACAGTCTAACACGTAACATATAAGACTCCCTACCTTGCATACTATAACCGtttagtactccctataccagaaccataaccataaccatctagtactccctgtaccagaaccatagccacaaccatctagtactctctgtaccagaaccataaccacaaccatctagtactccctgtatcagaaccataaccacaaccaaatccataaccacaacccactaatcatgtgaggatccaagtctctcataactgtaagcacggttgttataacagttttacactctgcagaggttgtccagctttccccacgagtcaataaattccatgttgccgtgtttgcgaAACACTTAATATACGCCAGTGGTGtaccgccaagaatcactgaatggcatttgccactaaccagagactaatccagtatatgtctgcccactaggtttcaccattAGGCTTTATGCAAGCTAAACTCGTAGTTGGTAcgttatttcttgggttgtcgctccacgaaccggttcttacttaggtaacttgagcaaacactaaactaacatcataaccatgataaccatcaaaaagcactttgctcaaggcctaaggttccatgttactagacCATTAAtaaattaaccaccattgttgcatatgttcattagtcaagattatgacacttaccagtatcccaaaagcatggctaagcaatttaTCCatgaaagacacctaaccataaaccatctaggtttcaagggatgataagggaaaatctaggaaaaaaccctaacataggtgactacccatcatattgacactgcatgcaattttgtaaaacaaaacatttaaaaatataggttcaagatgatcaaggacacttaccttttacccaatgctgctcagtgttgtcaaaatcttggtcttgaagtccctcgaactgctctggaacgttatcgactaatcgcgagaactaccgacaaacaatacaaagtaaatactaagaacaacatatcaaacatcatcgaaacactttaaaaatactatggttggatagggatgattttagaaacatttagacacaagaatcgcctaaatcggagttaagatgaaaagagaacgggcttttggaagatggattaaactgaaaaggaaaaactagtttactggagttatcttcctatagaaaaagagtttattgcataatcactgtgtcaggcttgacaacattattgcgcaagtttaagaagtgtagggcagactagacttcactgactagactaagaagaatgatgtggtgctgacttgacatgctatgcaagtatcatcttgaattaaagaaaggatacgctAAGATCTAGTctcgatcacctatgatggataaAAAGGCCGAATGTTGCGCTTCTAGGTGAAGAatactactggtcactctatgtagcggtggtggttcgggtttcgtcggagatggcgatcgggcatatGGCCACAAATATCGATgtcagcttcagtggtgtttcagtgaaacgagggaagcatggcgtagaacgcggaaagactaactcagcggtatggttggttttggaaggggtcatccgaggtagtggcaaaacagcgatgactgcttctaggtttggtagtgaccgcgaacagatgcaggaacaaagacgctcgtgttctcagagattggctatgaaatttgagaaaccgtttgaatagagatgttcatatatcctagGAATACAATGctacggcatagttttgggtagatcatccactgagaggaagaacgattagcagagatgagatgggtgatggctacgacgtgctgtggttggcaatggtgtcctggtcgtgtcgctgcacaaacggggatgggctcctagggtcacatagaagactcaatgcatccatacggcttttggattgacggggaacgcgaatgcaaaatCCGATGCACGCGTAGAACGCGTCTAGAAACcggacaacgggtatgtcgaccttgattgcggtggtttggctgctctactagcCGACCTGGTttgtgagggcgtggggaacatcatgggacatgcaccggtgaaagagcttggtgatttgacctctggtcggtcgggaatgtcgatgccaatcggctacaatGCTGCTGTCCTGCGGCTGTCCGtgacggtgacgaccgtggcggcgtaaaTCGGGCTTTGGTCGGGGCTAGAgcttagctagggacttagtatgatgctaaaacagtagtaagggaggagaagaaggggtcctcaccttgctttgacagtcgaggaaggaggattcgcggagaagacagTGTAGCGCATcacgcacggcggcggcggctccggcgaacggcggtgctccggcaAACGGCGGTGCTCCAGTGATGCACGGACATGGTAgtagtgacttctagggcttggggacgtggaataggggtaggagagggcgtgcaactcatatttatagagctagggacggctggttgaggtggagtccaaactgaacacgaatcggattcgagttcgagtcggttacggtttcctttttcgcagctctctattccgaggatgatatctctatcgtccggactccaaattggacatttcttaattctaaattatagtaatcGAAAAGATATATAACTtaggtagtcattggaacttctgaaaacacgaccttgatttccaaaaatgcaccacaagataaactgtttgaactcagacttatctacgTAGCACTagtttcgggggccataacttctatctccattatccaaaagagaacTTCCAtaagttcaaatcgaagctatcaacgagacctacaactttggtattgtaaagatttgcatttgaggccgttttttaactccaaaacatcatgcgaagatgaggctgtccaggactccacggaaattttgcagatttcgtggatcctttgtgttggccttctagatgacttggctaagggtttggacttgagcaagattgagcccaaagacactttaggtatatctagggtttagaaaagaaatttttgtagagaaatttgaatagggtttgaatttgaattgagcttggagtgaatttaagagaaacgaaaaattgaggttgaacaagaataggattagataaggaatttgaatttggatttaggtagaatttgagaaagaggagaggttgactttaaacaatgatttggataagatttgaattgaactagagaaggatcaagtataatcaaggattgaatagatgatgaattcaaggatattgaattccaaccattaagatccttaacttattcactactgagttttgtaaaaaccttttcaaaatctttttcactcaaaacaccaaagaaaaagaaaagaaaaaaactctaatgcatttacctggctcctaacaaaactcagcatgcaatgcacacaaaataataacctatattgattgattgattaagaaaataggttttaaacctatactactggtgaagctattcaataatcttgaaattttttagaaatttgagaaatctgaaaatcagggtgctACACAGAGCAGCCGAATAGATCCATTCGTGTTTATATCTAGAGGGAATGACCTCCACCGGCTAACCCAATGGCGATAGATCCAAACATTGTGGTTGATAACGATGCGGAAATTCTTGGAGATCTAGCGACAACAGTTGCTGACGACGATACTAGCGCCGAGTTACCACTCGAAACATCCGCATCTGGAGTTGTACATGCACCCGACACGGTCCTCCACCGGCGAACTACAGGAaggcagatgcctcctggcctttcCCGACGACTTTCGGTGGGTGTACCTACACCCACAACAGCCCACGGCTtaagggacaagctccctccgaacagtCATCGTGAGGCTTCATTGGCTTGACTGCAACCGAGCCTCCGTAGAGACATATTCAGTACTCCGGATGCTAACATGCAAGGATCTCATCTGATTCTTAGATCCCTTCCAAAATTGGATCTGGTGAATCCACTGACttctatggtcaatcaagtcaagatcttACTCGATATGGCTTAGAACCAAGTCGCCCGATCAAATAAtccccgcaactccaggcccccAGTCGGAACTGGAACTGTCTTGGCTCACAGAGCCACGGGCGAGAACACTCTTGAGTAGGGGAATCCCAGACGGTAAGCGCAGGTGGTCGAGCCCAAAAATGATACtatgggccaaactgtagctgtCCTATCCATAGGCGTGGGCATCAGGAAGATTTGAGGAACCGTATTCCTCACAATCGGCGTGATCTACGTATGGCGATCGAAAACCGTCGTGAGGAACTCCATGAAGACGACCGCCGCTACTACAACCGCAGCTCTACATGACGAGATGATCGATATGATTCCCCTGCTCGAAGAGACAGGCGTGgcagtcctccaccacctcctcttgAAGAGTTCAACGGGGGCTGCGAGGCTTTCGTACGCGAACTTCGATTGATTCGGTGGCCCACGAATTTCAATGCGGGCCTGATCCAGAAATACGACGGGAAAATcaatcccaacgagtggttgcagatctacaccactgtaaTTTGAGTAGCcggtggtgacaatcgagtaatggccaattacctattaaccgcccttgatggactcgcaaggtcctggttgctaaacttacTGCCCAACTCGATTCGTTCATGGGCAAAactcaaggctcagttcatagccaatttccaaggaaCATTTGAGCGCCTAGGAACAGAGAACaacctccaccagctgcaccaaggcgacaatgaatctcttcgagatttcatccgcaggttcagcgacaagcgtaacacgACCCCAGACATATCAGATGAATCAGTAATTATtgccttcaaacgaggtgttcaggacacggAGTTGCGTGAAAAGATAGCTACTCGGAAGATGCGCATGGTCAAAGATCCTTttgagttggccgacaagtgcgaaAAATGAGCGGAAGCACATGTGCATGCTAAAAACTTccaatctagcaaggacaaacccgagtcctTGAAGACCGGAGGAAAGTGACAAGCGTAAGGGTCTCGATACACTATAGCCGTGGTCGACAGGAGCAAATCGCACAACACTAGGGACAACAAAGGTctcagtcgaggtggtggaaagtggtgccccatccatcggagcaaccagcacaCTTTGACGAGTgctttgtgttcaagaagaaacttgatgaaaagatcaagacaAATGCTGAGCATGGTAGTAAGCAGGTTAAGCCTAACATTGAGGGTGATGAGCCCTAGTTCCACGAAGCTGACCATAGCTTGGCGGACATCTTTGGAGAATCCGCCACATATGAGTCCAAGAGACAGTACAAGGTGGTCAAGCGAGAAGTCAACCTGGCCCTAACTGGAcccactcggtatctcaagtggtcggagcagccgatcacctttgatcaaactgacCATCTGACCGCGGTGCCACATCCTGGTTGATACTCGATCGTGGTTTAGCTAACCATACTAAACATCAAGGTTTCCAAAACTCTGGTAGATGgaggtagttcactcaacctcattttctctaAAACGTCGAAGGTGATGTTTGGTCCGCACTGGAGGGCCCTCGTCGAAAATGATCGGAAGTTCTATTTGGCCTAGGGCATCTAGAGGGGCCGCACTGAACCCCTGCAGGGGCCTATGGGCCAGAGAGAGCTGGTCGAAAGCGTGTATAAAGAGAAGGCCCGCTGAACTGCCTTCGTCGACTAGCACCCTCCGAACTTCAACTTCGGTGATGCTGGCTGAGATAACTAAGGCTTCGAAGTGGGGGAACTTCACCCCCTCAGAGTCATTGGAGGTGAATGTTACGGGGATGTCGGCCCATCTAGGGGCCTAATGATGGATGATGGTTGCCCCGACATGGGTGACCCCATGCATGTAGTCTCGCTGCTGCTGTTTTGAGGAGCAGCTGGAGCTTCCTCCCCCTACTATGACGAGAATCACCTGCCTGGGCTAGCCCCCCTCATTGTTGTAATGTTCTGCGGGTGGCGGAGACGGTGTAGGTAGGGCCAGCTGGGAAGCATTTTTAAGGTCAGGTGGTCAACCTAGTGGCCCGCCGCTGGTCTACAGCCTTCGGACCGCTCATCATCGTCCCTCTCCATTGTCGTGCTGCTGGCTGCCTCCTGAGGTATTCCTCTTGGAAGGTTATGAGAGTACGACAGTCTTCGTTGTTATGGCAATGTTCGGCTCCGTGCACATTGCACCTGTACCCCTCCTTGAGGTGCAAGCCAGGGGCGCGATGCCGCTCAGGGAAGCCTCCAGAGCATCCTCGACCGCGACCCCTAAAACGGGGTGGGTTCGGAGCCCCTCAACCTTGCTTAATATTGTAGATGCCACTCTGCTGTCGTGGCCGTACCTTACGGACTCCGGAGCCATTAGCCTCTTCAGATCCCCTCTTTGCTGATGAAGGAGGAGGAAAGGCGTGTGAGCACCCTACTTGCGAGGTTGATTTCTCGGGTTCGACGTTGGGGGTCGGGGTTACCTTCACGAGCCCTCGTTGGAGCCGCTCTTCCTCCACACGTAGATATTCCTGTAATTTGAACATTAGGGCCTCCACTGAGCACACAAGGCGGTGGTGCAATCGATCGAAGAGGGGCCCATCGGCTAGACTTTGAGTTGCCGCATTGATAACCGATGACTCATGGATGCCTTTAATCTAGACCTTGGTTCAAGAAAACCTCTGGAAGTAATCCCGGAGGGTCTCGCCTAGTTGCTGCTTGACATTGAATAGGCTCCCAGAGGTCACcagttcgatgaaggtgccttGGAAATTGTTGAAGAAGAGGTCTTAGAGTTGGACCCAGGTGTAAATAGTCCCAGGCTCTAGCATCTAGAACCATCGAAGGGCTACCCCTTCTAGGGTGAGAGGTTAGCACTTGGCAATGACGGCCTGTCCGCCTCTGTTGGCTTCTAAAGCCAGGGCGTACGAGCGAACAAACTCGTCTAGGTCTGAACGTCCCtaaacttaggtagctttggggtccAGAACCCCTCCAAGAGGGGTGCAGCCTGCAgggagagtcgtagtcttgTAATGGAGCTTCGCAATGATGGACCTGAGGTTTCAGAGCCTTCGCACTGACTGCGGGGATGCCTGCCGGTGATGGGTAACGATGATGAAACCTCTGCCGGGCCCCGAAGCCTGAGTCGTGATGGCATTGGTCGTTA
It encodes:
- the LOC133901826 gene encoding outer envelope pore protein 16-3, chloroplastic/mitochondrial-like, producing MEHSNLRDLVNEETVMKTSKAAGFGLAAGSVWGALVSMLHDGPQVGSNVKYPQLIRTGKVCGNYAASFAVLGATYVGVEQALEKYRMKKDFINGAVAGFAAGATVTGFRVGSFRTAFLSGSAVALTSVLLDVTGMKTTDEEEKDHH